CTAATATATTAATATCGTTATAACTCCAAGAAGTTTTCTTTACATCCTTAAAAACTCTCTCTTGTTCTGCTTCCTTATATACTTTGCTGTAAGCTCTCGCTAGAACAGCTGCCATTTGTTCTCTTGTTAACGGTTCTTTCGGGCGAAGTTTTCCTCCCCGCCCCATAATGTCATATTGTTCTAAAATAGCGAGTTGTGTGTAGTAGAGATTATCTTTATTAACATCAGTTGACTTCATTTTATATGTAGGATCTTTTGTTAACTGTAATTCCTGAACAATCATTTTCGCCGCATGTTCACGGCTTAATGATTGATACGGTCGAAATGTTCCATCTCCATAACCTTCAATAACTCCCCTTAATTGCAGATAGCCTACCGCTGATACAACTTCATCTTGAACAATATCACTGAATATTGTTACATCCCCACCTTTGATATGTTCTGCTCGTATATATCCATTCTGCCCGTTAAATGTATTAACTTTATAAAATAGGTGACCATCTTTCAACATGGCATTTTCTCTAATTAAAACTGGAGTATATTTCGGGAGACTTGTAAGCACTTTTTCCCCCGGTTGATTATATAAAACTCCCTTACCAGTATAAATATATCCTTTTTGATTATTCGTATATAAACTTGTTGCTTCTGTTGCTCCTTCTAAGGGATAAACTTTCTTTGTTAACTTAACTACCCCATTATACTGGCTAGCTTCTATATATGGAATTTCTTGTAAATCCCTTGTTGTTATATCCGCTATATATTTGTATATAGAATGCTGAAAGTTATCTGTTTTTTGGGGATTTGTATCCTCTGTAAAACCTCTGTATGCCATAAGTGCAAAATACCAATGTTCTAACATCTGCTGATTTTTGTTCCTCATAGAGGGAAGCGTATTATCATTGAAATGCTCTTTTAATAATTTTACTCCAATTTCAATATTGTAAAGTGGGCTATATTTTAAGGATTCGAAATCAATGTTTTGAGCTGCAGCCTGTTCAGCTGTTAATTTTACCCCCATAATACCTATTCTACCGTTATCATCTACTTTGGGCTGCTCATTTTGAAACTGCTCGTAATTAGAGCTTACCGCTGCAACTGCTTTAATCAATTCATAGGGAACTCCCTCTCTAATTCCCTCCTGGAGCATCTTCTCTTCTATTTCCTCTTTAGTCAGAGTTAAGTGTTCAATAAGCTTAGCATTACTTATCTCACTCCCCTCTATATTTTGAAGATTGATTTTTAACCGTTCTGATCCCCTATTAAAACCATCTTCGCTATGCTGAATAAGCTTAAACACTATGCCGTTATTTTGGTCTTTTGAGAAAAGCCAACTTGATTTACTTCCAAGCTTCTCCCCTTCATACCATTTCCGTACTTGCATCGCACCCTTAAAGGTATCAAAAAGGACTGGCAGATATTTATCTTCATCATCTTGGGCAACTAGATAAGTGTCGAGTTTTCCAAGGTTTAAAGCTGTTAGTTGTAGGCTAAGCAAACTAGATGATTTATAATCCGTAAGATAAAGCGGAATAGTCTCTTCTGGCTTATATTCTTTTTCCTGTATGGCCTCTGGCCAATACTGCTGAATGCTCTTGTTTTCAAACGGTGACTGAATTACACTATTCATTGGCATATGGCTAGCAATAGCTTTGCTAGAGCCAAATAACTCAACATAGTCTTCAGCTAATATCTCTGATAAATCCCACTTGTATGGAACAGGGTTTTGATTGAATGGACCGTACTGTTTCATATGGCGAATTTGTGCATATTGGGATTCTTTCCACTTGCTAGGAACTAAATGCTCTTTTTTAAAAAGGTGATAAAATGTAAAATGATGTCCATACTCATGGGCCATAGTTGAAGCAATACTTTCTACTGTTGAATATTTATCACCTCCGTAAAGATAAATTTTTCGATTCGGGGAAAGCGAGACTGATTTACTCCCATACGTATATTCCGCAAAATATTGTCCAAGCACATCTTGTCCAGCTGGATAGTCTGGAAAAATATTAATGGTTGATAAAAGCTTGAGTTCTTCCCCATGCTTATTTTTCAACAATTCTGTTTCAAGTGCTTTTAGTTTTTCTACCGTATTCCACTTTGTACTATAGCTTGTAAAAGTAATACCGGAATCTCCCCTGTATGTTATTACTTTATTTTGATAATAATCTTCATAATCAAACTGAGCTGTTTTTAGTTTTGTTTCATCCACAACTTGTGCAGAAGCATTTAAAGGGTGGCTAATAAAAAACAAACTGACAACAAAAAACATAGGTAACAGCAGTTTTTTCATCATTTACTCTCCTTACATATTCATCCTTTTTCCAAGTAATATTCTCTTATTACCTTATTATTCTAGCCTAGGAAAAAATGAAAAGCTAGCCTTCTTATATACTAGAAAGCTAGCTTATATCGTTCTTATCTATTGTTTTGCAACTGTTAATTTGTAAGGCTTGGCACTAGAACGCATTTGCTTATCTTTAATTTCCACAAAATATTTTCCTTTGCTAAGATCTGCAAATCCAACTTCATTGTCACCAATATAATAATTATTTAACTGTTTTACGAGTGTACCTTTTTCATTGTAAACATTAATTACACCGTCAATCTCTTTTGGAGTATCCATATTTAGCTTGTATGTGCCCTTTTCCGAAATGTTAAGAGCATAGAAATCTCGATCACCAAAACCAATTCCAGCGTTTAAGTATCCTGCTGTTTCCCATGCATTCTTGCCTTTTGATTTAAGAGGAATTGGTTTTGAAGGCACATTATTTTTAACAGTTGAGCCCTCATCCTCATCTTTCTTTGTTAAGGTGTTTAGCAACATCTCGTACTCACCAATGTTTGAGCCACCGTAGTTTTCGGCAACGATGAAGTATCCCGTTCCTTTTTTTGCTTTAAACGATCCTGATTCAATTTCTCCATCAGTTTTATCAAAAAGGATAACCTTAGAAGCTTCATTATTATCTATTTCCATGTTTCCATTTGTATCTTCTACAATGGTTATCATAAGATCAAGTGGCAATCCCATTTCAAGCGGGAGGCCTTTCTTTTGATTTTCACTAACAGGTAGCGGATTTGCATAGAATCCATACAATCCATCCTCTTTGCGATGCTTGTAATAGAATGTATCAATGTCCCCTGATGGAGCG
This window of the Priestia filamentosa genome carries:
- a CDS encoding S-layer homology domain-containing protein, coding for MKKLLLPMFFVVSLFFISHPLNASAQVVDETKLKTAQFDYEDYYQNKVITYRGDSGITFTSYSTKWNTVEKLKALETELLKNKHGEELKLLSTINIFPDYPAGQDVLGQYFAEYTYGSKSVSLSPNRKIYLYGGDKYSTVESIASTMAHEYGHHFTFYHLFKKEHLVPSKWKESQYAQIRHMKQYGPFNQNPVPYKWDLSEILAEDYVELFGSSKAIASHMPMNSVIQSPFENKSIQQYWPEAIQEKEYKPEETIPLYLTDYKSSSLLSLQLTALNLGKLDTYLVAQDDEDKYLPVLFDTFKGAMQVRKWYEGEKLGSKSSWLFSKDQNNGIVFKLIQHSEDGFNRGSERLKINLQNIEGSEISNAKLIEHLTLTKEEIEEKMLQEGIREGVPYELIKAVAAVSSNYEQFQNEQPKVDDNGRIGIMGVKLTAEQAAAQNIDFESLKYSPLYNIEIGVKLLKEHFNDNTLPSMRNKNQQMLEHWYFALMAYRGFTEDTNPQKTDNFQHSIYKYIADITTRDLQEIPYIEASQYNGVVKLTKKVYPLEGATEATSLYTNNQKGYIYTGKGVLYNQPGEKVLTSLPKYTPVLIRENAMLKDGHLFYKVNTFNGQNGYIRAEHIKGGDVTIFSDIVQDEVVSAVGYLQLRGVIEGYGDGTFRPYQSLSREHAAKMIVQELQLTKDPTYKMKSTDVNKDNLYYTQLAILEQYDIMGRGGKLRPKEPLTREQMAAVLARAYSKVYKEAEQERVFKDVKKTSWSYNDINILAENRITVLNEYYRPYENVTRGQFALFLQRSASLK